One window from the genome of Streptomyces sp. NBC_00287 encodes:
- a CDS encoding type ISP restriction/modification enzyme gives MPTVTHDDAPLLADLMPWSVAPLRLGRGWPTGPDAACLKARWDAFVKAEGPDREVLLEPTRSRTLHSAVGQLPGHPGGTEKLVRASGPCPEPVRVLHAPFDEQWLIPDHRLIDAARPELWRVADEHQTFLVETPDQLLATSLLPLLRPGRIRPLFRRPGGTEPNLAPGLLEHLATRLGLTPGPADVLAWALATARPDLTVPLTADPELWARGVELGHRTLWLMRRDGDRPKLPGGRRPYVRAPLPSRPLTLHYDREDEALHLDEGRISPVPPQAWDFEVGGVRVLEQWFTARTADAAEPGTLAAIRPTTWPQTWTSELLELITVLALLAELQPFQEELTARITASELRKAGVFPVPESARRPASVLDGHEEGPEGQLALL, from the coding sequence ATGCCCACCGTGACGCACGACGACGCTCCGCTGCTGGCGGACCTCATGCCGTGGTCCGTCGCACCGCTTCGGCTGGGCCGGGGGTGGCCGACGGGCCCCGACGCGGCCTGTCTGAAGGCCCGCTGGGACGCCTTCGTCAAGGCGGAGGGCCCGGACCGGGAAGTGCTGCTGGAGCCGACGCGCTCACGCACCCTGCACTCGGCCGTGGGTCAACTACCGGGCCACCCGGGGGGTACGGAGAAGCTGGTCCGCGCCTCGGGCCCGTGCCCGGAACCGGTGCGCGTGCTGCACGCCCCCTTCGACGAGCAGTGGCTGATCCCCGACCACCGCCTGATCGACGCGGCCCGCCCGGAGCTGTGGCGGGTGGCGGACGAGCACCAGACGTTCCTGGTCGAGACCCCCGACCAGCTCCTCGCCACCTCCCTCCTCCCCCTCCTCCGCCCCGGCCGCATCCGCCCCCTCTTCCGCCGCCCGGGCGGCACGGAACCGAACCTGGCACCGGGCCTGTTGGAGCACCTGGCGACTCGACTGGGCCTGACCCCCGGTCCGGCGGACGTCCTTGCCTGGGCGCTGGCGACGGCCCGCCCCGACCTCACCGTCCCCCTCACCGCGGACCCCGAACTCTGGGCGAGGGGCGTGGAGTTGGGCCATCGCACCCTCTGGCTGATGCGCCGCGACGGCGACCGCCCCAAGCTCCCCGGCGGCCGCCGCCCGTACGTACGCGCACCGCTCCCCTCCCGCCCCCTGACCCTCCACTACGACCGCGAGGACGAGGCCCTGCATCTGGACGAGGGCCGAATCTCCCCGGTACCGCCTCAGGCCTGGGACTTCGAGGTGGGCGGCGTCCGGGTCCTGGAGCAGTGGTTCACGGCACGCACCGCGGATGCAGCGGAACCGGGCACGCTGGCGGCGATCCGCCCGACGACGTGGCCGCAGACGTGGACGTCGGAACTGCTGGAGCTGATCACCGTGCTCGCGCTGCTGGCGGAACTCCAGCCGTTCCAGGAGGAGTTGACGGCCCGGATCACGGCGAGCGAGCTGCGGAAGGCGGGCGTGTTCCCGGTGCCGGAGTCGGCGCGCCGGCCGGCCTCGGTACTCGACGGCCATGAAGAGGGCCCCGAGGGGCAACTCGCGCTTCTCTAG
- a CDS encoding GntR family transcriptional regulator, whose product MTSFAPDSIVLNRKLPLWYQVSQSLRASILGRRPQDPLRLPTEEQLAGHYGVSVLTMRQALKELEDEGLITRHRRRGTFIEPHVQRGAPVRLLGSVDAIVAQQSGMTTRMLDHGKGPVPAELVEYFPDLGEVGTYHRLRSDEKTGEPTNHARNYVRPELATRIDLADLARWPMTKVLRDVVGADISRITDTVEARLADPETARLLEVPLLSPILHYTGITYDSGGRVLDVAVINYRGDRFSFTVTLDAT is encoded by the coding sequence GTGACCTCCTTCGCCCCGGACTCCATCGTCCTCAACCGCAAGCTGCCGCTCTGGTACCAGGTGTCGCAGTCGCTGCGCGCCTCGATACTCGGCCGCCGGCCCCAGGACCCACTGCGCCTGCCCACGGAGGAGCAGTTGGCCGGGCACTACGGCGTGAGCGTGCTGACCATGCGGCAGGCACTGAAGGAGTTGGAGGACGAGGGGCTGATCACCCGGCACCGGCGGCGGGGCACGTTCATCGAGCCGCATGTGCAGCGGGGCGCGCCGGTGCGGCTGCTGGGCTCGGTGGACGCGATCGTGGCGCAGCAGTCGGGGATGACGACCCGGATGCTGGACCACGGGAAGGGTCCGGTCCCCGCCGAACTGGTCGAGTACTTCCCGGATCTGGGCGAGGTGGGGACGTATCACCGCCTGCGCAGCGACGAGAAGACGGGCGAGCCGACGAACCACGCCCGCAACTACGTCCGTCCCGAGCTCGCCACCCGGATCGATCTGGCGGACTTGGCGCGCTGGCCGATGACGAAGGTGCTGCGCGATGTCGTCGGCGCGGACATCAGCCGCATCACGGACACAGTGGAGGCGCGGCTGGCGGACCCGGAGACGGCTCGGCTGCTGGAAGTGCCGTTACTGAGCCCGATCTTGCACTACACGGGCATTACATACGATTCGGGCGGGCGTGTTCTGGATGTGGCGGTCATCAACTACAGGGGTGACCGTTTCTCCTTCACGGTGACCCTCGACGCGACGTAG
- a CDS encoding ATP-binding cassette domain-containing protein, protein MTSTYAALSEGLEKRFGEVHALRGLDLAVAQGTVCGLLGPNGAGKTTAIRLLTTLLRPDSGSARVAGHDLLRDPGAVRRSIGVTGQYASVDGDLTGRQNLRLFARLHRVRGPAERAAELLDRFGLTEAADRPAATYSGGMRRRLDLAASLVRRPEVLFLDEPTTGLDPASRNRIWEAVRELTEDGTTVLLTTQYLDEADQLADDIALVDRGRVAQSGSPAQFKATIGAHVEVVVADPDVMAKAAAVLDQLTGTEPSFDHERGAVGAVARDATLTLPRLVRELDAAGVPLLDASLKPPTLDDVFLRLTQEEERAA, encoded by the coding sequence ATGACTTCTACGTACGCTGCACTTAGTGAAGGTCTGGAGAAGCGGTTCGGAGAGGTCCACGCGCTGCGCGGCCTTGATCTGGCCGTCGCGCAGGGGACCGTCTGCGGGCTTCTGGGGCCCAACGGGGCGGGCAAGACCACGGCGATACGGCTGCTCACCACGCTGCTGCGCCCGGACTCCGGCTCGGCCCGCGTCGCCGGGCACGACCTGCTGCGGGACCCGGGGGCGGTCCGGCGCAGCATCGGCGTCACCGGTCAGTACGCCTCGGTCGACGGCGACCTCACCGGCCGCCAGAACCTGCGTCTCTTCGCCCGGCTGCACCGGGTGCGCGGCCCGGCCGAGCGCGCCGCCGAACTCCTGGACCGGTTCGGGCTGACCGAGGCGGCAGACCGGCCGGCGGCCACGTACTCGGGCGGGATGCGCCGTCGTCTGGACCTCGCGGCGAGCCTCGTGCGCCGCCCCGAGGTGCTGTTCCTGGACGAGCCCACGACGGGCCTCGACCCCGCGAGCCGCAACCGCATCTGGGAGGCGGTACGGGAGCTGACCGAGGACGGCACGACCGTGTTGCTGACCACGCAGTACCTGGATGAGGCCGACCAACTCGCCGACGACATCGCCCTGGTGGACCGGGGGCGGGTCGCGCAATCGGGCTCGCCGGCCCAGTTCAAGGCGACCATCGGCGCACATGTCGAGGTCGTCGTCGCCGATCCGGACGTCATGGCGAAGGCGGCGGCCGTACTGGACCAACTGACCGGTACCGAGCCGTCGTTCGACCACGAGCGAGGCGCCGTCGGCGCGGTCGCCCGGGACGCCACGCTCACGCTCCCCCGCTTGGTGCGCGAACTCGACGCGGCAGGCGTGCCGTTGCTGGACGCGAGCCTCAAACCGCCGACTCTCGACGACGTGTTCCTGCGACTCACCCAGGAAGAGGAGCGTGCGGCATGA
- the hmgA gene encoding homogentisate 1,2-dioxygenase has protein sequence MSGDARKTAEGLSYLQGFGNEHSSEAVPGALPEGRNSPQRAPLGLYAEQLSGSAFTEPRAHNRRSWLYRIRPSAAHPAFTRVDNGPIRTAPFTESVPDPNRLRWNPLPEPAPGTDFLAGLWTLGGNGDATQRTGMAVHLYNANAAMDRVFSDADGELLIVPERGGLLLRTEFGLLHAEPGHVALIPRGVRFRVELLDATARGYVCENYGAPFQLPDLGPIGANGLANARDFRAPVAAYEDIEGPVEVVNKFCGNLWRATYDHSPLDVVAWHGNHVPYVYDLRRFNVIGTISYDHPDPSIFTVLTSPSDTPGLAGVDFVVFAPRWLVGEDTFRPPYFHRNVMSEYMGLIEGAYDAKAEGFVPGGGSLHNMMSAHGPDRETFDRASAAELKPQKIDDGLAFMFETRWPVTLTGHAAEAEQLQQRYDDVWQGLERHFRPLQ, from the coding sequence ATGAGCGGGGACGCGCGGAAGACCGCGGAGGGCCTGTCGTATCTCCAGGGGTTCGGCAATGAGCACAGCTCCGAGGCGGTGCCCGGCGCCCTTCCCGAGGGCCGCAACTCACCGCAGCGCGCACCGCTCGGGCTGTACGCGGAGCAGCTCAGCGGTTCGGCGTTCACCGAGCCGCGGGCACACAACCGCCGCTCCTGGCTGTACCGGATCCGCCCCTCGGCGGCCCACCCGGCGTTCACGCGCGTGGACAACGGCCCGATCCGCACCGCGCCCTTCACGGAGTCGGTGCCCGACCCCAACCGGCTGCGTTGGAACCCGTTGCCCGAGCCCGCGCCCGGCACCGACTTCCTGGCCGGCCTGTGGACGCTCGGCGGCAACGGCGACGCGACCCAGCGCACCGGCATGGCCGTACACCTCTACAACGCCAACGCCGCCATGGACCGCGTCTTCAGCGACGCCGACGGCGAGCTGCTGATCGTCCCGGAGCGCGGCGGGCTGCTGCTGCGCACCGAGTTCGGGCTGCTGCACGCGGAGCCCGGGCATGTGGCGCTGATCCCGCGCGGGGTGCGCTTCCGGGTGGAGCTGCTGGACGCGACGGCCCGTGGTTACGTCTGCGAGAACTACGGCGCCCCCTTCCAGCTCCCCGACCTCGGCCCGATCGGCGCCAACGGCCTCGCCAACGCGCGGGACTTCAGGGCACCCGTCGCCGCCTACGAGGACATCGAGGGCCCGGTGGAGGTGGTCAACAAGTTCTGCGGCAACCTCTGGCGGGCGACGTACGACCACTCCCCGCTCGACGTGGTCGCCTGGCACGGCAACCATGTGCCGTACGTGTACGACCTGCGCCGCTTCAATGTCATCGGGACGATCTCGTACGACCACCCCGACCCGTCGATCTTCACGGTGCTGACCTCGCCGAGTGACACCCCCGGCCTCGCGGGCGTCGACTTCGTCGTGTTCGCGCCGCGCTGGCTGGTGGGCGAGGACACCTTCCGGCCGCCCTACTTCCACCGGAACGTGATGAGCGAGTACATGGGCCTGATCGAGGGCGCCTACGACGCCAAGGCGGAGGGCTTCGTGCCGGGCGGGGGCTCGCTGCACAACATGATGTCGGCGCACGGCCCGGACCGGGAGACCTTCGACCGTGCGAGCGCCGCGGAGCTGAAGCCGCAGAAGATCGACGACGGGCTGGCGTTCATGTTCGAGACACGGTGGCCGGTGACGCTGACGGGGCACGCGGCCGAGGCGGAGCAGCTGCAACAGCGTTACGACGATGTGTGGCAGGGCCTGGAGCGTCACTTCCGCCCCTTGCAGTAA
- a CDS encoding TetR/AcrR family transcriptional regulator C-terminal domain-containing protein, whose translation MAGKAAEPGVIWARPERTGRGPRPAFTRADIAAAAVRIADAGGLDAVSMRHVAAELGCGTMSLYNYVPRKEDLHELMIDAVGAEHEIQEPSGDWRADMIRNAQETRAIMRRHTWVPRLMSGVYGFSPHTLRYLEHCLACLEPLDVPYSVKMELVALLNGVVTTYTANEIATAERTRSMPWSEEEENAVRIAYLGSQVATGAYPRLAAAFMEDSGPIDLEAVFSRALERVLDAFDPDLR comes from the coding sequence ATGGCGGGCAAGGCGGCCGAACCCGGGGTGATCTGGGCGCGACCCGAGCGGACCGGGCGAGGGCCCAGGCCCGCGTTCACGCGTGCGGACATCGCGGCAGCCGCAGTGCGGATCGCCGACGCCGGCGGGCTGGATGCCGTGTCCATGCGGCACGTGGCGGCCGAGCTGGGCTGCGGCACCATGTCGCTGTACAACTACGTCCCCCGCAAGGAGGACCTGCACGAGCTGATGATCGACGCGGTGGGCGCCGAGCACGAGATCCAGGAGCCCTCGGGCGACTGGCGCGCCGACATGATCCGCAACGCGCAGGAGACCCGCGCCATCATGCGCCGCCACACCTGGGTGCCGCGGCTGATGTCAGGGGTGTACGGCTTCAGTCCCCACACCCTGCGCTACCTGGAGCACTGCCTGGCCTGTCTCGAACCGCTCGACGTCCCGTACAGCGTGAAGATGGAGCTCGTCGCGCTGCTCAACGGCGTCGTGACGACGTACACCGCGAACGAGATCGCCACCGCCGAGCGGACCCGCTCGATGCCTTGGTCCGAGGAGGAGGAGAACGCGGTCCGCATCGCCTACCTCGGTAGCCAGGTCGCCACCGGCGCGTATCCGCGACTGGCCGCCGCCTTCATGGAGGACAGCGGGCCGATCGATCTGGAGGCGGTGTTCAGCCGGGCGCTGGAACGTGTCCTGGATGCCTTCGATCCCGATCTGCGCTAG